gttttaaattaatcaacaacattttaactggagtggattcgTCATTTGGGCATCTGTATGGCACCACTCTAGATAGAGTAGAAAATAGATTATGtccagttattttagaaattcatcCAGGTTAAATCATTGGTATGTAATTACTAGAATATTGTGGTATATGATTTCTTTCTGATAATTTATGGGTATAAAAATATGGTTATATTAATTGTATTGATACAATTAGatgtttgggaaatatttttgggattgaaattaaaattgtaggatttgattatatagattttagaatattttggaattaaagttatttgattaaattagattttttagaatattttgaaattaaattaacctGTAGGGATtttattaaattagatttttgagaatattttgaaaCTAAATAAACCTataaggatttgattaaataagatttttttttttagaatattttagaattatattaaactacagggatttgattatattaaatttttagaacattaggatagtaattattccaGGATTTAGTTAATttaactaaaatatatgattacagGATTTTGTGCTTCGAATGCCACAGGCGTCTGTTTAGGATCCTTGTAAGAACATTTTCAATAAACAGGTAAGGAGAATAcattatgttatttttttaaagattttgaaccgattaaatttgagtatattttATGAATACGCGTATTTGattttttgtataatttgggTGTATGAAATGGTCGTTTTTGAGTGTTAGAGTGTTATAAATATTTAGGAATAACCAAGAGAGTGGTTCGTGTGCCtccattttaggaaaaattgcatgtttaaattaaataaaattttttaaaaactaatcAGACCAAATTTTAGAAATACACGCTTTTTCCCAGCGGAttacttaaatgaaaattttaacgtATAACTGTGTGGCATTagattaattaacaaataattttatatgaattttttgaaattgttATGTTATGAGATTATGAATATGTGGCGTAATACTAatttatggatatatgtatatagtgcAAATATTGCGAAATTATAAAATGACATGtttgatatggatatggagatatgATAGTTTAATTCCATTAATCATGAAATGGTAAGTTAGATTTTGCATTTTATTGATAAATTGAAGTAGATTTTGCATTTTATTGATAAATTGAAGCTGTGATACTCAGTATAAAAACTTtttgtgaagtctatactgatgttGAAGGCCTGTGTGGCGTATGAATTGAAGTGGTGATACTCtgtatagaaactctgtgtgaagtctatactgatatCGAAAGCTTGTATGGcatataaattgaagtggtgatgctcaatATAGAAATtttgtgtgaagtctatactgatgtcgAAGGCCTATGTGgcgtataaattgaagtggtgatgctcagtatagaaattctgtgtgaagtctatattGACGATAAAGGCCTGTGTGGTGcataaattgaagtggtgatgctcaatatagaaactctgtgtgaagtgTATACTGATGCCTAAGGCCTGTGTGacgtataaattgaagtggtgatgcttaGTATATACACTTTGTATGAAATCTATACTGATGTCGAAATCTTGTGTGGAAATTGAAGTAGAAGTTCTGTGTGGCATATAGAAGTGTAAATTTATCTGTGATGTGTTGCAAAACTTACATTAGTAAATGTAATTGAACTGCATTATAATGTTTGTGATATGTTGTAAAAATTACGTAAGTAGATTTATTATAAATTGTTTTACCTCTTGTGTGATATGTCGTCAAACTTACGTTAGTAGGCTTATCAAACTGCATCATATTGATTATATTGATGTTGAGTATATTTAGGGGTAATATAATAGACATATATAAATAATTGTCACAATAgaactcatctaccacacactaataataatgtatttcatcttactgagaggtgtctcgccccatcattatatatcatttttcagATGCCCTGTGAAGTATGACAATAATCAGACTAGCGCAGTGGAAGTGTGGGTGGGACTAGATAGAGAGGATTCGATgaattgttaatttttttattctgctttatcttgaaattcctaaggatgtattaaatttatattggagatattgttgatattttatttatgttttgataAGTTCAGAACTTCATTGTGTAACTGGGATGGATTTATTGTTATATTAGAATATTTTAGTTACTCTGgtaattgttatggagatcttccTTTGTATATTTATGTGGCATCAGAGATTTATTTAGAATAACACTCTGGACCCCAATTATGGGTTCCGGGCATCATAGTTGGTATTAGAGAAATTAAGTGAAATTTTCAGGTCGCTACAACATTGACATCCTCTGTGTCCCCTGCTTttcccctttgcaagtcacctaacatttcataTAACCCTTTtgaacatgtatcaccacctactatatttgtcccctcatcttcatcttcgtcatcatcatcgctcaGAAGTGTGTAATATTCACCGTGAAACACCCTTGTTTGGTAGTTTTTGTCCATTCTATTGTCTAATAAATGTGTTTCAACCAAAGCAATGCGttaaaatgttatgttttgacatttcttgtacggacaccttattctactagattTGTCAGCATGAGGATACGCGAACTCTATAAAGGCAGAAACCTATCCCGTTATCCATGTTCATTGATtagcctataacatgttcaagtaaatgatgttgattatgttctcataatgtttatgaagCATGCaccgtgaatcctaaaatcaaccaccttttgTATAAAAGGTACGAATTATATCACATTCAAGAATGTTACATTTACATTGCAGTCAATTGCTCAAATTGTTTGaccatagtcattctaaattttggcagcatctccccatggctctccaagtacacaagatgaGGGAAGTGAGCATGTTACTAGTTTTTCATCACTGAAAatttgtcacgacaccccactatgcacccagagaacacaagtagagatgctcTTAAAATATGTAATGACAACGAATAAAGAGtaaacgatgacaacaatgtaaatacaacttcctaaactattcacattggacaattcaagaatgattgaaatacaaacatcactaatcgtaaatgaaacacataattaacatgttcaattgattattaatctatatagtatgactaataatcaattgaatattaattgatttgtctcacaagTACGATAAGACATGAATGTTTAGTAATGATTCTTGAACAGGTTTAAGCTTTAATGAAAacatgcatataatgaatgaaaacataaacaaaatgtaattttttttcacTCCATCCAACAGAAGATACCAGCTTGTAACTACCCCAATTTTACAGATTCCATCACAAACTAAAAGCAAAACCTTTGTTTGCAATTAATTGTTGGCAAACTTTTGTTATtgtttgttgactttggtgtatttcTAAGAGTggggaggggtgaattaggtatttaaaaattcttcctaagtttagctaatttaacagtaatatttcacaacctaaggtctttctaagcatataccaatgaCGCAGATAATACGCGGAAATTATATTATaagcagcattcacaatatattgaATATAACATATACGTATAGGAATATAAAGTTctagaaatataaagtacatgcacgatatgttattggggtttggtcaatactgcctacgtccctcaagctcacaagtaagagggtTTCCTGctacgactcacttaatgggtgaagcggcaccgtttacaaccaggtcaattaacggggctgacctcaatctacaactacatcttaccaggatggtgcacctaactttcgtAACCGGGTCCAAGGCAATCCGAGACTTTTATTAGGGCAAgtatccctcttcaggcccacgcctggaatacaatcaattacAATATAATTTGCGTACGAATATTAttcttctcaatcaagcagatttgtaccagtattaatcaacgcacaccaataatgtaagaactataaagTCAATGGTgtttatgtgcaatcaacactcagaatagtgattatttcaaatcaagcacaatagtgtatctacaagctaatctttaaaactatataaagataaatctcaatcacagttttaggatttcaaagatttgtatctagagaaatttagaatatctcaaaaattattttctcaatatataagtacaaagagatattcaaatataagcttgtaaaattatttttgcataaccaaaaataaaagcccaatgagtcttgcaataataatgcaaagactcacttaactataagatttttcccaatcaaagatttatgaaataaaatcaaggggaaaaaatcctttgcttaaccctcaatcaaaaatcaaatatgtaagagcaagtgagggtttctagcaataataATCAATGATTAAAACACTCGCaatgctagatttctcaaagggatgatagtatatgagtgtatagaaTGTGTATGAAGAAATAGTGCATAGGaaattttagaagaaattttggctaatcaaatctCTCATGTCTcactaatttttgaaaatgaaggTATGTATACAACCTTCAACAAAAAATGTAGCCATTAGGACACAaagggtataattaaatttgtttaatgaattttaaaaccaatttacccttaattaacctgaGTTactatggttaaaaattaagtaaccTGAGAGTTTTATGTTCGGTCGCCCTGAACTCTAGGTTCTATCGCCTGAACACTCACAATAGggaaaaacaattttgaaatttgGGTCCCTAGTGAGAACTTTGGGTggttgaaccaaggcgattttaattctttctgaggttcggtcgcctagtcctaaattcgattaaccaaactcacatgttcgatcgcccgagggtattttgaacgtagaGTTCAAGCGCtcaagttggtggaaaaggtgAGCGtacgagttcggttgaccgaggatggtgaaattctttttggttcggtcacctaaaGTTAGGTCAACTATTTGGCCTTTCAACGATTTGGTCGGCTAAGGTGTTTTGAATaccaaggtttggtcacccaaaaccTCACTATATTAGCCCTTTaagtcctatttcaattcaataaATTTCCTTTATagcatatgtgattttggggactatcctaagtgtaagtgcaaggacttaAGGTCATTCTAAGATCTTTCAAAGTACGCCTAAAAACCTTGCATCGGTCGACCgcatccctaaggtccatctatggtcttgagcttatagtccctactaTGTATGAcatgtattaattattacagaccgatagatTATTAATACAGatccaaattaaaataaatatataaaaatacaacttaaaataaacaaAGGCTTCACACTCAGCTTCTCGACAATTTCATGGATTGCATCGAATGATATGCTCGTTTAAATGCTTTTCGGCTTCCATTTCTTATCAGTCATCTGTGTTTAGAAAAGTAAACCTGCTCAAATACTCAAAACACACATaggagatactgtggtttgtcataatcaaaagaaGGTTCTaacaaaaaagtcaacaatctctcccgttttgataatgacaaatatatgAGCAAAATATGGGTTTGCCTGACAAGATTCCCCTTATCAATATACATAAatacaaaatgatattcaataaggtTCACATATAAGCATGAAGACTTCAGAATATTTCAAGTTATGTATTAAAGTTCAATCATTCATGCCAATcacatttatattttatttttggcacATGTTtaaccttttttgttttttttgatcTTTTTCTAGCAGGTTTGAAATAGTTTCAAATTGAAGACTGTTGACCCACTTCcattcatttttgtttttctttttttttttttcccatttttcccaaatgtaaattgtattattttcctttttatgtatctttgtttttttttattttttttttgtattttttatttttataaaataaaaattttatttttttatctggTTATATAAGGTCCTAAACAATTTGGTGTACTAAACTATTAAACAAAAGTTTTTAGGTTCTTTCAATATTAAATTACTGAAGGAAGCAGTTCAGTGGGAATGGACAATGGACAGCAATCACACCATGAAAGCAACTTTGAAAGGAGTTTTTtccccttttattattaaaaagaaataaaatattaaataatactcttattgggaaaaaattacccaaactgatgctcacgtaatctcgcagcaccaaactGCGAGAATTAAAGGCCCAGGGAATGAGAAGCTGACGCGTGGCACGGTGACAGAGCAAATCTCGCAGAACCAAGCTGTGAGATTTAAAGGACCAGCTAATGAGAAtttgacacgtggcaaatcttaCAGCATCATACTGCGAGATTTAAgcattcttattttctttcttttttctttttctcaaataaaatccttccaaaaaagtaatatatatatatatatatatatagataatcttattgtattaaatttaattccaacttaattaataaaagtaatatatatatatatatataaagtagaagaaaaaatatcaaaaaattatgaaacactaaaactagattcaaaaataaaaaaaataaaataaaatcagtattttaaataatatttataaaattaatacaagttaaaattttaatcgaataaatgctcatttttatccttgaataaaaaaataatccttaatataacccaaaagataaaaaataaaattttaatagaatataaattatttaatttcaaaacttgcTTTTTAATTAGTAATataagaacaatcttattgtacatgcacATTGACAAAtagtaaatataatttttaaatgaccttttttttttcaaataatatatataattttttaaaaaatctaaaaatattttttaaatttataaaatgaacCTTTGATTATAGAATTAATAGTTTTGTTTAGATGGTAATCTATAAGTAAGTTGTTCCATTAGAGTAAATGAAATGAGTTTAATTTTCTGATCTAAAAAAATAGTAATACaacatttagattttttttttatttgtattcatTGGTGGGTTATATATATGTCTGTGTGCATGTTTTCTATACATGTTAATTTGCAtatatgaaagaaaaaataataataataagtgatGATAAAAGGTggatttatttgtttgtttatttatttattataaaattgCACCATAGTTAGGGGTTAGCATAATTCGGgtttaactgaattaaccgatcGAGTTCGATCGGTTTGGTTCGATTCTAGATTTAGATAATTTTGGGTATTCAATTTTCGGTTCAGGTATGGGGAGTCTTTAATTTGGTTaattcaattaaccgaattactaattaattaataattaaatatatattagtaattttaatgtatgatatatgttaaatcttaaatgttaaatcttaaaaatatctcttttatcaataaatctttttatttattaagttggaattaaatttaatacaataagattatctatatatatatatattatattacttttttggaaggattttatttgagaaaaagaaaaaggaaagaaaataagaacgtttaaatctcgcagcatcataGATTTGTCACGTGTTAAATTCTCACTGGTTGGGCCTCTAAATCTCACAGCTTGGTGCTGAGAGATGTGCTCTGTCACTGCACCACGTGACCTTTAAATCTCGCAACaccaagttgcgagattacgtgagcatcaatttaaaaaaaaattttccaataaaagtattatttaatattttatttctttttaataataaaacagaaAAAAAACTCAACATTGAAGCAGCTCGTTAGAACAGCAGTAATCCTGCAGGCTGCAGGGGCCCCATGCAACACGCGTGGTCTGCTCTGCAAATTAATTAATGGCCATGACAAGACCCCAGTGCCTACGCTGTCATGACATAGACATGTACCCAACCTCAATTAGTTTATTAATACTTGTTGTTAATTAGaaattttatttgagttttgCGGTTTGACATTAACAAAATGTACACGTATGGGCTATTctaatatttcaaagatatttcgTACCCCTTATCAGCCATGCAATTATACaattatttcatttcattcagaGCGCCAAGGAAAGGAAAACTGCAGACAGGCATGGAGTTTTTCTTTCTCCCTTCCTCCTCCGCCACTTACGCTGCTTCCGCCTTCGCTGTTCTTCTCTTCCTCTATTCCCTGTTATGGATTTCTACAAGTTTCCGAAAGAAGTCAGTCGGCCAAAAATTAGCAGCCCCCGAAGCAGCCGGCGCGTGGCCGGTGATCGGCCACCTCCATCTTCTCGGAGGATCCCAACTCCCCCACAGGAAGCTGGGGAACATGGCCGACAAGCACGGCCCAATCTTCACGATAAAGCTGGGCATGCACCGGGCCCTGGTCGTGTGCAATCCAGCAATGGCCCGGGAGTGTCTGACCACTCACGACAAAGTCTTCGCCAGCCGCACCAGAGCAGTGGGCGCGGAGCACATGGGCTACAACTACGCCATGTTCGCGTTAGCCCCTTACGGCCCTTACTGGCGCCACGTGCGCAAGATAGCCAAGACCCATCTCCTCTCCAGCCACCGCCTCGAGACCCTCAAGCACGTCCCTGAATCCCAAGTGAAGGCGGCCGTAAACGATATCTATCGGAGATGGTCCGGAGCCAGTGGCAGCGGAGGCGGTGGTTCAAATGCGGTGCTGGTGGAGATGAGCAAGTGGTTTGGGGATATAAATCTGAAGGTGATTCTTAGGATGGTGATAGGAGAACGATGTTTGGAAGATGGCGGCGCAGCCGACGATAGGTTTCGGATGGCGTTGAAAGAGTTTTTCCGGCTGATGGAGCCGTTCGTGGTGGGAGATGCTATTCCGTTTCTGAGGTGGTTGGATGTGGGGGGATACGAGAAGGAAATGAAAAGAACCGCGGCGGAATTGGATCGCGTGATGGAGGAGCGGTTGGAGGAGCACAAGGGGAAGAGGCCGGTTTCGGCAGAAGACGGCGGCGACTTTATGGGCGTTATGTTGTCCGTACTCGAGCGCGACGAAGCTCTTTCGAGGCTTTCCGATTACGGCGTCGACACTGTCAACAAATCTACATGCCTGGTAAATTCTTAATCAATACaactcctccttcttcttcttcttcttcttcttcttcttctttattacTTTTTATTGTCTCTTGGAGAAGGACAATTTTCATGATTATAAAATCCGACGGGAGAGCAAGATTTTATGGATGTCTACATGCCATTAAAATTCAGCTTAATAATCATGTTATTTTTTCATTAAGTTTGAGTCTTTAAATTATATAGTGCACCATAATGCATCTCGCATATTCTATTTATACTCATTCCTGTCAAAATTCTAACACAAcaatttcaattttttcttttttaaaaaaacgcTATTAATTCATTTACAAATCATaagtatataaataaattataagtcatttttatttaaaacacaatgaatttatataaatttgtattttcTCCTCACCTCCTTATTACctcctaaaaataataattttaaatattaaaaaacttaaataaattaattttataaattttcaatatactATTAACTTCCCCTTAAATTGCATTACACCTAAAAATGTAAGACAcaattataat
The sequence above is a segment of the Malania oleifera isolate guangnan ecotype guangnan chromosome 8, ASM2987363v1, whole genome shotgun sequence genome. Coding sequences within it:
- the LOC131162606 gene encoding cytochrome P450 CYP82D47-like, which codes for MEFFFLPSSSATYAASAFAVLLFLYSLLWISTSFRKKSVGQKLAAPEAAGAWPVIGHLHLLGGSQLPHRKLGNMADKHGPIFTIKLGMHRALVVCNPAMARECLTTHDKVFASRTRAVGAEHMGYNYAMFALAPYGPYWRHVRKIAKTHLLSSHRLETLKHVPESQVKAAVNDIYRRWSGASGSGGGGSNAVLVEMSKWFGDINLKVILRMVIGERCLEDGGAADDRFRMALKEFFRLMEPFVVGDAIPFLRWLDVGGYEKEMKRTAAELDRVMEERLEEHKGKRPVSAEDGGDFMGVMLSVLERDEALSRLSDYGVDTVNKSTCLALVLGGFDTATVTLVWALCLLLNNPHTLMKAQQELYAQVGRQQQLQGTHMKHLVYIQAIIKETLRLYTPGPLGAPHESIEDCIVGDHHIPAGTRLVVNLWKIHRDPQVWPDPDEFRPERFLTTHKDVDERGQNFELIPFSNGRRMCPGVSLALQVMHFTLANLLHGFEIATPDDNPVDMGERFGLTMAKATPLEVLLSPRLPSHLYL